A single window of Nicotiana sylvestris chromosome 3, ASM39365v2, whole genome shotgun sequence DNA harbors:
- the LOC138888423 gene encoding uncharacterized protein yields the protein MYRDLRQHCWWLRMKKDIMEYVARCLNCQQVKYEHLRSGGLLHQMLIPEWKWERITMDIVVGLPYIPPSEREEQWYQFQQGQISVTDYEARFYKLSRHALMILPTDAERVQSGRDASVLFDPGSTYSYVSSLFARFLVISPEPLGTPIHMSTPVGDSVVLDRIYRSCMVTFCGLETSLDLLLLDMIDFEVIIDWLSPYHAVLDCHAKTVTLAILGLPRLEWKGSTVDTSSRGFASITSPLTRLTQKGAPFCWSVDCEESFQKLKTTLTTTPVVVLPSFLGMYTIKARQFDDPHLAILRETVLQGGAKEVSISEDGVLRLQGHLCVPNVDSLRETILEEAHNSRYSIHPGATKMYRDLRQHYWWRRMKKDIVKYVARCLSC from the exons atgtatcgtgacctgaggCAGCATTGTTGGTGgctgaggatgaagaaagacataatggagtatgtggctaggtgtttgaattgccagcaggtcaagtatgaacacTTGAGGTCGGGTGGCCTACTTCATCAGATGcttataccagagtggaagtgggagcgcattaccatGGATATCGTCGTTGGGTTGCC gtatattccaccctctgagagggaagaacAATGGTATCAGTTTCAGCAGGGTCAGATAtccgtgaccgattatgaggcgaggttttaTAAGCTATCCCGCCATGCattgatgatacttcctactgacgcAGAGAGGGTACAGAG tggtagagatgcttcagtattatttgatccagggtctacttattcatatgtgtcatctctgtttgctcgtttcctagttatttctcctgagcctttgggcactcctaTTCATATGTCCACTCCTGTGGGCGATTCCGTGGTGTTGGATCGGATATACCGGTCCTGTATGGTCACCTTCTGTGGTTTAGAGACTAGTTTGGATCTCCTGTTGCTTGACATGATTGACTTTGAGGTCATCatagattggttatctccatatcatgccgtcctagattgccatgctaAGACTGTTACATTGGCAATCCTAGGGCTgccaaggttggagtggaagggttccacagttgatacatctagtcgg GGATTTGCATCTATTAcatcacctttgactagattgacccaaaagggtgctcctttctgTTGGTCCGTtgattgtgaggagagctttcagaagctcaagacaactttgaccacaacaCCAGTTGTTGTGTTGCCTTCCTTTTtggggatgtatacg ATAAAGGCccggcagttcgatgatccacatctGGCGATTCTCAGAGAGACGGTTCTTCAAggaggtgccaaggaggtttctattagcgaggatggtgttttgcgactccagggtcatctatgtgttcctaatgttgatagtCTGAGGGAGACGATTCTGGAGGAGGCACAcaattcgcggtattccattcatccgggagctacgaagatgtatcgtgacttgaggcagcattattggtggaggaggatgaagaaagacatagtgaagtatgtggctaggtgtttgagttgctag
- the LOC138888424 gene encoding uncharacterized protein — protein MEIDMVEAQPITEEVLQTFDSIQVEGQSIIDIDNEQALSIQVLESAPVIEEVAEKTSTQLIRRRSSSTRYSLKCNDDRCGWCVRAFRIKDSTLFKIVKIEKNHDCSVNTMKADQRHATSKLISGYIIDNLRDPRFLYMFYAYGSSISCWNHCRPVIVVDTTFLKSKFHGVLMISVSKDANNQIFPLAFGIVESENNNSYEWHQAIAYGIAKIYPESHHGICIYHLEQNLKRRKVKSEVIKLFQSAARVYRRKEFDLYMSNIEKVDKKTYDYVTTHFHNRS, from the exons atggaaatagatatggttgaagctcaaccaataactgaagaggtgcttcaaacatttgattctattcaagtagaaggacaaAGCATTATAGATATTGACAATGAACAAGCTTTGAGTATTCAAGTCTTAGAGAGTGCACCGGTAATTGAAGAAGTTGCTGAAAAAACCTCTACTCAACTAATTAGACGAAG ATCAAGCTCAACAAGATATTCATTGAAATGCAATGATGATAGGTGTGGGTGGTGTGTGCGTGCTTTCAGAATTAAAGATTCAACACTGTTCAAGATAGTAAAGATTGAGAAAAATCATGATTGCTCTGTTAACACTATGAAAGCTGATCAAAGGCATGCAACTTCAAAGTTGATTAGTGGTTACATTATCGACAATCTTCGAGACCCAAG gtttctttatatgttttatgCATATGGATCATCAATATCTTGTTGGAATCATTGTAGACCAGTGATTGTTGTTGATACAACTTTTTTGAAGTCAAAATTTCATGGTGTTTTAATGATTTCAGTTTCAAAGGATGCAAATAACCAAATTTTCCCACTAGCCTTTGGAATAGTAGAATCTGAAAATAACAATTCCTATGAGTG GCATCAAGCTATTGCATATGGTATTGCAAAGATATATCCTGAAAGCCATCATGGAATTTGTATCTATCATTTGGAGCAGAACCTAAAGCGAAGGAAAGTGAAAAGTGAGGTCATAAAACTTTTCCAAAGTGCTGCAAGAGTATACAGGCGCAAAGAATTTGATCTATACATGTCAAATATAGAAAAAGTAGATAAGAAGACTTATGActatgtcacgacccatttccataatagatcgtga